From the Cervus elaphus chromosome 20, mCerEla1.1, whole genome shotgun sequence genome, one window contains:
- the LOC122677001 gene encoding L-lactate dehydrogenase B chain, which translates to MATLKDKLIAPVAEEEGTTPNNKITVVGVGQVGMACAISILGKSLTDELALVDVLEDKLKGEMMDLQHGSLFLQTPKIVADKDYSVTANSKIVVVTAGVRQQEGESRLNLVQRNVNVFKFIIPQIVKYSPDCIIIVVSNPVDILTYVTWKLSGLPKHRVIGSGCNLDSARFRYLMAEKLGIHPSSCHGWILGEHGDSSVAVWSGVNVAGVSLQELNPEMGTDNDSENWKEVHKMVVESAYEVIKLKGYTNWAIGLSVADLIESMLKNLSRIHPVSTMVKGMYGIENEVFLSLPCVLNARGLTSVINQKLKDEEVAQLKKSADTLWGIQKDLKDL; encoded by the coding sequence ATGGCAACTCTTAAGGACAAACTGATTGCACCAGTTGCCGAAGAAGAGGGAACAACCCCAAACAATAAGATCACTGTAGTGGGTGTTGGACAAGTTGGTATGGCATGTGCCATCAGCATTCTGGGAAAGTCCCTGACTGATGAGCTTGCTCTTGTGGATGTTTTGGAAGATAAACTCAAGGGAGAAATGATGGACCTGCAGCATGGGAGCTTATTCCTTCAGACACCAAAAATTGTGGCAGACAAAGATTACTCTGTCACTGCCAATTCCAAGATCGTGGTGGTAACCGCAGGAGTTCGCCAGCAGGAGGGGGAGAGTCGCCTGAATTTGGTGCAAAGGAACGTTAACGTCTTCAAGTTCATCATTCCTCAGATTGTCAAGTACAGTCCTGACTGCATCATCATTGTGGTTTCCAACCCAGTGGATATTCTCACATACGTTACCTGGAAACTAAGTGGATTACCCAAGCACCGTGTGATTGGGAGTGGATGTAATCTGGATTCTGCTAGATTTCGCTATCTTATGGCTGAAAAACTTGGCATTCATCCCAGCAGCTGCCATGGATGGATTTTGGGAGAACATGGCGACTCAAGCGTGGCTGTTTGGAGCGGAGTGAATGTGGCAGGCGTTTCTCTCCAGGAACTGAATCCAGAAATGGGAACAGACAATGATAGTGAAAATTGGAAGGAAGTGCATAAGATGGTGGTTGAGAGTGCCTATGAAGTCATCAAGCTAAAAGGATATACCAACTGGGCTATTGGATTAAGTGTGGCTGATCTTATTGAATCCATGTTGAAAAATCTATCCAGGATTCACCCAGTGTCAACAATGGTGAAGGGCATGTATGGCATTGAGAATGAAGTCTTCCTGAGCCTTCCATGTGTGCTGAATGCTCGGGGGTTAACCAGCGTTATCAACCAGAAGCTGAAGGATGAAGAGGTTGCCCAACTCAAGAAGAGTGCAGATACCCTCTGGGGCATCCAGAAGGACCTAAAGGACCTGTGA